The stretch of DNA gtaaacaacataaaaactaaaaacaagaaggcacaaacaatgaataaataagagtaatgaataaataataaataaacaaataacaataaataagaggagcaaaaatgtagcaaatgtgcatacagcagacagtcagaatatagcgcaaaagtacaggacgctacgcagaaggggggggagaattcaggatcctaactgcctggagtatgaagctgttggtgagtctcgtggtgcgggagcgcaggctcctttACCTCTTTACctactcgtatgtgagattgctgtttgtggacttcagttctgccttcaacaccattgtaccacaacgcctcatcagcaaacttgatgcgctgggcctcagtacctacctctgcaactggctactggacttcctctgtcagaggccacaggtagtacgtgttggcgacaaaatctccgccagcatcacgctgagcacgggggccccccaaggctgcgtgctcagtccgctgctcttcaccctcctgacgcatgactgcactgcaacctacagcgacaaccgtatcgtgaagtttgctgacgacacgactctggtgggtctcatcaccaatggagacgagactcaatacaggctggaggttgaccttctgaccacgtggtgcagggacaacaacctcctgctgaacgtcgacaagaccaaggagattgttgtggacttccggaagggtcacacccaacacctgccgctgaccatcgacggtgctgtggtggagagagtgagcagcgccaagttcctgggggtgcacatcagtgaggatctctcctggtccaccaacaccgcatcactggcaaagaaagcccagcgccgcctgtacttcctgcggaaactcaggcgagcgagcgctcctccggccgtcatgactgcattttaccgcggcaccattgagagcgtcctctccagctgtattgctgtttggggtggcggctgcactgactacaacttgaaggccctgcagcgcatagtgaacactgctggtaagattgctggtgcttcgctcccctccttgaaggacatttacacctcccatctcacccgcaaggcgaccacgattgtgagtgatgcgagtcatcccgctcactctttgttcgagcttctgccctctgggaagaggtacagaagcctgcgctcccgcaccaccagactctcaaacagcttcatactccaggctgttaggatcctgaactcgctcccccgttctgcgtagcgtcctgtacttttactgtctgtactgtctgtatgcacactggctcttatttgttgtgttatctgtttattatttattattactcttgtttattgtttgtgcctttttgtttatgtttttttacttttgcgctatgcttgctgggtccgttttgctcctcttatttattgtgttatctgtttatttattatttattcatcactcttactattgattgtttgaatttttgccttcttgtttttatattgtgtcgcgtacttgtatgtctatcgtgttatgtgtctcgtcaccgtgggatagagaaaaacgtaatttcggtctctttgtgtgttgtgacatgtggagagattgacaataaagctgactttgactttgactttgactcttgCCAGAGGgttaaatgtccttcagggaggggagtgaagcaccaataatcttaacagccatgttcactatgcgctgcagggccttcatgttgtattcagtacAGCTACCACCTCAAACAGCGATACAaatggagaggacgctctcaatggtgccacggtagaatgtagtcatgacggccggaggagcacttgctcgcctgagtttccgcaggaagtacaggtggcgctgagctttcttcgccagtgatgcggtgttggtggaccaggagaggtcgtcactgatgtgcacccccaggaatctggtgctggtcgatggtcagtggcaggtgttgggtgtgacccttccggaagtcaacaacaatcaccTTGGTCTTATTGACgctcagcaggaggttgttgtccctgcaccacgtggccagaaggttGACCTCCGACTTGTACTGAGTCTCATCGCccccggtgatgagacccaccagagttgtgtcgtcggcatatttcagcacgcggttgctactggaagttgcagtgcagtcatgcgtcagcagggtgaagagcagcggactgagcatgcagccgtgctcagcgtgatgctggcggagattttgtcgccaacacgtaccacctgaggcctctgacagaggaagtccagtagccagttgcagaggtaggtactgaggcccagcttgtcgagtttgcagatgagtcgttgtggcacaatggtgttgaatgcagaactgaagtccacaaacagcaatctcacatacgagtccctcctctccaggagGAGTGAAGGCTGAGTGGAGGGTAGAGCAGATGTTTGGCTTGATACACAAACTGGAAGgagtctatggtgggggggagaatggatctgatgtgctccatgacaagccgctcaaagcacttcatgatgatgggcatcagtgccacggggcggtagtcattaaAGCAGGacagagcaggtttcttcggcacaggtatgaTGGTGGCAGCCTGTGTATGTTGgtgtgagtatgtgtgtgtgtaagaggaAGGGATGGGgtgatgttcatgtgtgctcatgtatgatgtggctctttgcggtaacgcagtaaaaaaaaatgtcttaatctctgactggttggccctGACCTAAACCAAGCGTTgctggtggtcatttcttcatgtgccttGGTCAACTCGGCACTGTGAAGTCCTCAAGAGCAttttttactatgccaaccaAACCACAGGTGGACGATTAGAAAACCTGCTCAGCTCAGCCTGAAAATGCGATTGGAGCAATACAAGTAAATGTTGGGGTAACACCTAAACCAAacattgcaggtggtcatttcttcatgtgtctTGGTCAACTCGGCACTTTGAAGTAccccaaagcttttttttactaTGCCAGTAGgcggggggacaccctgaaccggttgcagggcacacagagacaaacaagcatttgccctcgcactcacacctaggtacaatttggagtcttcaatcgggctaccaagcatgtttttgggatgtgagaggaaaccggagtgcccggagaaaacccacgcggacccggggagaacatgcaaactccacacagggagggccggaggtggaatcgaacccgcaccctcctaactgtgaggcagacgtgctacctagaacgccaccgagccgccccaaataactattatataaacaataatattatcaaaccatctgtgtcactctaaatcattaaatccatcgatcaaattactcgtactttgtcaacaacgccacgcgtgcgccctgacgtcaacctcgtcgttattccacagacctagtatataactatattgtagcgttaacaaagtacaaggaaagacgtcgGTTtgataaacggctctttatttaacaaaacaaacttccaggcgtgaggacttccagccacggaggtggaagagagctccatagaataggaccgggtgtgcgtaaaagccataatagtttttcaaaccttctgtgtcactccaaatccttaaatccttcaaactcttcagagtcattactgtgcaagaACATCCTGCTCTCGATGCTTTGGATTGTCCATATTATGTGTACTATCTGTCCTcactgcatccattgcagcatgGTCAccctggaagagggatcctcccatctgtggtctcttcaaGTTTTCTCATTTCTcctagtaggagttttgagtttttccttgcccgcttgggagtttaagatcaggggatgtttgaaaataattgtcaatttttgcacgttgtcctgaatgttgttagctacctaaatgttgtacagaggcagagatgtaccggagtcaaattccttctttggcatgctcaaacttggcaaataaagatTGATTTGATATATTTATATTGGACTTCGACACGAAATTGTTTTTCGGCAAATGGACAGCAAGTTCAACGAACAGCGCCAGTTTACAGCGAGTGTGCAAGAACAGCCCTTGTTCCAAAATGACTTCCGTGTGAGCACGTCACTACACACTGGAAATACCAACGTACAAAAAACGTTTTCTAGTGTACAAAAAAACGTACTTGTACTTTGGAGTATGCTTGCATTTGTTTATTGTTGACAAAAACGGGAAAGCTCAGTTTGACTATGACATCACAGAGCGGGAAGCTCTTTAGGCTCCTTTGGTGCTCCTGATCATCGTTTCCATCACCTTCCATTGATCGGCCGTGACCTGAGCAGGGCAGAAAAAGCAAAGCTAAAGCGAAGAAGAGCGAGAAGAGAAAAGGCGGAAAAGCTCCAACCGTGCGCAGCTCGTTGAATTCTCCCGCCATCATCACATACTCGCCACCATCAAAGCGAATCACCTGAAGGCAAACAATTGGGTTAAACTCTTGGCCGTCTTATGGGAAAAAGCGATGGTGCAACTCACCGCTCCGGACATCCAGCTGGCGTAGTCGCTGCACACGTACGATGCCAAGTTGGCCATTTCAGCAGCTCGGCCCAGTCGACCCGTCGGAATACGACTCAGCATTCCGGCTTCAAATTTCCCCGTAGGGTCCAAGCGGCTGAAGGCGCCCTTGAAGTATTATGAGCCTTATTACAAACATCACCACAGCAGCTCGacatgtgtaaaaaaaacaaagaatgcATACACTACCTTGGTTCGGATGGGTCCAGGTTGGATGATGTTGAAGCGGAGCCCGTAGCGTCCCCACTCTCCTGCCAAAGACCTGATGGGACACCCGTCACTGTGGTGACCACCTTGACAAGGGGCCCAGCACTATGGCAGATTGACAAGGTGCCGGTCGGCGTGGCGACCCCATTGTCAAGACGCCGGTGATCCTAGTGGCCAGCTCGCCGAGGCGGCGATCATAGCAGGGACCCCATGGATGAGGTTCCGGACATCAGTGCTTGTCGCGGATGCGTGACTCACTTGTAGAGCGCCTCGACCCCGGCCTTAGCGGCAGCGCTGGGAACCACAAAGCCGGAACCCGACTCAGCGTAGATGGTGGTGACGGCCAGGAAGGCAGCACCTGACAGACACATGACTGCAAGTGAGCCAGTGACGCCTGATCTTAGCTGCCCCGGCACTTTGGCACCCTATGACCTTTCTGGCTGCGGACCAGTCTCTTCCCCAGCTCCAGCGTGACGAACGCAGTGCCATTCAGGACGATGTCACTGATGCTCTTCCAAGCGTTGGCCGACAGATTTTCCGACGGACACACAAAGTTTCCCGCCGCGTTGTTGATGATCACCTGCGCgcacaactgtgatgtcatccgACAAGCTGACTTCCCCTTTGCCATGACACGCCTGTCAGTCTGCATCCACTGATGATGGTGACAACAAAGGCCATCGCACGATACAAGGCGCCAGGCGAGAAGCGTGGCTGACGAGTTGTCTGATTGGTTCATTTCATCGCCAGGAAAACTGATATCGCTTTATCCACAAATGGCGGATGCATCTCAGCTTAACTTCATCGCATAGGAAACATGTCGGATCTGCACGCTAGGTGTGTGCGGTTGCACTCTTACATCAGGCAAGCCTGTCAGACTTTCCACATGTTCCATACAACACGTGACAGCCTGAGGATCTCTGACATCAAGCTGGACCACATGGACCTGAAAGATCAAGGCAAGACCACACCGGTGAATCAGGCGGGCTGAGACCAAGACCAGCATATTGTGCCTTTTCTTTGATCTTCCACCTTGTTTCCAGTCCGACTGCTGATCTCATCCGCCGTCTGCTGCAGAACCTCCAACTTCCTGTACCATAAACATTTCACATTAGCCTCAGCTCGCACATATGGCCAGACACCAAAACTTGAAGATAGACGCTGTCTCCAAACTCAAGCATGAACTCCCACCCCATATCTGACCATGACACCCTAGATCGAATTCCTACTTAGGAACTACGCTGGGGTATGACCTGCTAGCGATGATGCACTGCGCCCCCAGGTGAGAAAGCGTGGTGGTCATGGCGCGCCCCAGTCCGGTCCCGCCCCCCGTGATGAAGGCCACTCGGTCCTGAAAGGTTCCAGGCGGCAGCATGGCCGCCTCCAGCGGTGGGAAGAAGTGCGACTGAGGAAGCGGCGGCTGCTGAGCAACGGCCGGCGAGCTGTGGAAACACGACTGGCAAGGCACCACGCGGTCACGTCATGTGTGGACCAACGCTTGATGAGACGGATGCAAAGTGCTTCACATTTTAGCCTTTTATAACCTTCGGGTAATTTCTCAGGATCCTTTAAtgaatttttttgtatttactttTATTAAAGTGCATTCCACTGGCATTTTCAAGGTTGAATTTATGCAACCCAAatgtttggaataaatgtgtcagatttgcggctctttggctggtttcatgcggctcttttacgttcatatcaacatttgtgtttatttttcgtgcgtatttgtttcgcttgagttcaacatggtatttggtcaaacgcgcatgcgcgtgaggtgaaatcccgcaaaggaggagggacaaacagagcaattggttttgctggctttttaatgaatggcgactgtgactacggggggcccattaggtccagaaaagctgacaagacgcttgccacAATGGCAaggaaatgcacagctaaacgaatatatgacgatgaacacaggacgtttttaacagggttaaagttgttttttgttgaacgctatggcaagccattctgcctgacggcattggcgcatttaaaagcttcatatggtcagcgccacttcagctcacttcatgccaatatcgataaggactttgcaaaagggactgaatttcgcaagcacaagtttggagactttgaaaagtcaggcagaaaaataggtacagtttttcataaaaattacgaagcactcagagattgtcacacttgcattgtttcaactggcttggaacattgcacgggctaaaaagccatacaatgaagtggagttcgttaaaatatgcctcagtgacgttattgaaatcttgtctcctgaaaacgacaaactaaaacgaatggtctgtcccgccacacatagtaagtgaaaaaacttatatttttgtttgtggaatttgttgaactgagggtttgtctgtgtgagacaatgcacaacaatgttcattgttgaaaatgtggtctttggtctgtggttttagtactgtaggagtcaatttgtcattatcatgttggtgcgtgacataataatgtcacacaataaatttggctgagcagaggggtctgtgtgtgtgcgtgcgtgcatgcatgcgtgtgtgcgtgcgtgtggggggggtgttcatgtgtgctcatgtgtatgatgtggctctttgcgatgacaaagtaaaaaatgtggctcttagtctctgactggttggccacccctgatctaaacaCTAGCATGGTCAACTCGGGACTTCGAGCTTTCTGCGTTAGACTGTTAAATTTCTAGTTTGTCCCACATTTGAACTAAGAAGACGGTGTAAAATAAATGCCCGAAATTCAAATGTACCTGGCAAAGTAGTATAACAAAATTTTTAGAACGCAAAGAGTGCAGTTTTTTCATATCGATTGGTCATCTCAAAAATTGTCTTGACTAATGTTTTAAACGAGCCCAACCGTCTAGACCAGGGATGGGccaactacggcccgcgggccacatccggccgacgggaccgtttaatccggcccgccaaccctgaataaattggattattaaactttttttttggtcattttgcctgcgcatttactaccggaagccgtgtcaagaagctcggtgcacactcacaagtgcgtgtacgtactcagtagtacggacatggcgcactcgcgctctatttgtatcagtcccgaatttagagcgtgagctgtgacgacagcattcttgtaattacagttttacgctaaagccacccacaaaccttcccctggaatccttctattatgAGTCGTCCAAGGAAAagtaaggtggacacagtgccgagtgtttagaaaagagtggccaatttggctcgacgtacgcgacgtgacgttcagccacatcaacatcaacccgtcacagatcaaggtaaacggacagacacctcggatctctcctaagaattggcacaacaaattttactccagactatgacgcactagcaaaaaagggagaccaacaacactgttcccactgaaaatgaaggggaggctctcaagtttgttgtaaaaaaaatgcattttgaatatgatttgtacacattgaaactagcgaccattctcattttaaaacaatgcaggatgctcaaggacattgatgcaccacctgtttgcgactaatcttaacctgtaaagttcttaaggcttactttaagaaagtgtttcccgtttcctcacctctgttaccaggtgtttgcgagttaaaactctgctctgattttcaaatacccctcaccgtgttgccgttttgattactttatttggatgtatgctttcaccgattcttcaagatgatatatttggtcagaatgtttgccgtttgatgtaatctcataagataaacatctttcattagtctgacctgcaggcactgaagtgatggagactgttattcataataacagtgtcgtattttatgagaatcactgatagcagttttttagtgattttttttttttttaatgctgttaataaatgcatttgttttcaaaaaacttgtttggaatatccatgctttactacctactaaaggccaaaatcttttatgcaatgacctttacaagtcgcttatattacttgacacaaacactacgtccatctgctcctggttcggccctccaaatttagaacccagttaggcccgcgagtcaaacggtttgcccacccctggtctagactaAACATGACATTGATATtcacaaaagacagaaaatatCAAACAACTTTTGCGTGCAGTTCCACTGAAAGTCAGGCTCACCGCCATGAAAGTTTGAAAAGTTTTCCGTCCAAGAACCAACGCCGCCATGTTGCCAAAATCTTCCGAATCTGAACTTTGTTCAGGACGTAAACGCGCACCTTTTCAAAAGAAAgtgttgagaaaaaaataaagtaatacTAAAAAGTAAAGGAATAAATAAAGTCAACAGCAAAGAAAGCCGACATGCCATCGTATTGTCGCAGTCTCGTTGCGTGAAGGACTGAAACGCGACGTGAACGCCGCGCTACGACTCTTGTTTTGGCGTGACACCAGTCAGGTCCGTCACTTCCGGTATCTCTCGGAGCGTGAGACGTGAAAGATAATTTGATCGACTAATGAACCTTCATCTTGTGTGATAGGCACCTCTTCTGCTATGGAAGGTTCACACTCAGAACCAAAACTCATTTTGATTTTCAGCGGTAAACGGAAGTCAGGGAAAGATTACGTCACGAATGTCATCCTCGATCGGTAAAGCCCACCtcgcttaaaaaaagaaagtccaCCTCGCTTCCTCCGTTGATCACGTTTTGATACGCTCATTAATCGTCTGTTGTGCTGCAGTTTAGGAGAGGACGTCTGTGGCGTCGTTCGTCTTTCTGCGCCCCTCAAAGAAGCATATGCTCAGGTCAGTGACGTCACACGCACCCACGAATTTCTTGGGGGAAGAAGCAAATGCCAGCGAACATTCAACGAcgacacttaccgtttttttccatgtataatgcgcaaaatgtaactaatttattgtcctaaaataccggtgtccaaactacggcccgcgggccaactgcggcccgcagtccagtttttattggcccgcagaaAATTCtgcaaacataattgaatatggcctgcACaacaagcttgagctcaactcttcGCACTtatcagtttccacactagatggagcccaccacacaaagcgtttgacgtcccatcagCAGACCAGGGAAGAGGAGCGaacgtttgacgtcccattagcaacccccaAGGAAGTGAAGCGAAAAAtaatattggcccccgggccccttcacgttactaaatctggccctccttgcaaaaagtttggacatccctgtcctaa from Syngnathus typhle isolate RoL2023-S1 ecotype Sweden unplaced genomic scaffold, RoL_Styp_1.0 HiC_scaffold_41, whole genome shotgun sequence encodes:
- the LOC133147301 gene encoding 2,4-dienoyl-CoA reductase [(3E)-enoyl-CoA-producing], mitochondrial-like isoform X1: MAALVLGRKTFQTFMASCFHSSPAVAQQPPLPQSHFFPPLEAAMLPPGTFQDRVAFITGGGTGLGRAMTTTLSHLGAQCIIASRKLEVLQQTADEISSRTGNKVHVVQLDVRDPQAVTCCMEHVESLTGLPDVIINNAAGNFVCPSENLSANAWKSISDIVLNGTAFVTLELGKRLVRSQKGAAFLAVTTIYAESGSGFVVPSAAAKAGVEALYKSLAGEWGRYGLRFNIIQPGPIRTKGAFSRLDPTGKFEAGMLSRIPTGRLGRAAEMANLASYVCSDYASWMSGAVIRFDGGEYVMMAGEFNELRTVTADQWKVMETMIRSTKGA
- the LOC133147301 gene encoding 2,4-dienoyl-CoA reductase [(3E)-enoyl-CoA-producing], mitochondrial-like isoform X2, producing the protein MLPPGTFQDRVAFITGGGTGLGRAMTTTLSHLGAQCIIASRKLEVLQQTADEISSRTGNKVHVVQLDVRDPQAVTCCMEHVESLTGLPDVIINNAAGNFVCPSENLSANAWKSISDIVLNGTAFVTLELGKRLVRSQKGAAFLAVTTIYAESGSGFVVPSAAAKAGVEALYKSLAGEWGRYGLRFNIIQPGPIRTKGAFSRLDPTGKFEAGMLSRIPTGRLGRAAEMANLASYVCSDYASWMSGAVIRFDGGEYVMMAGEFNELRTVTADQWKVMETMIRSTKGA
- the LOC133147301 gene encoding 2,4-dienoyl-CoA reductase [(3E)-enoyl-CoA-producing], mitochondrial-like isoform X3, whose amino-acid sequence is MVRVYVLNKVQIRKILATWRRWFLDGKLFKLSWRKLEVLQQTADEISSRTGNKVHVVQLDVRDPQAVTCCMEHVESLTGLPDVIINNAAGNFVCPSENLSANAWKSISDIVLNGTAFVTLELGKRLVRSQKGAAFLAVTTIYAESGSGFVVPSAAAKAGVEALYKSLAGEWGRYGLRFNIIQPGPIRTKGAFSRLDPTGKFEAGMLSRIPTGRLGRAAEMANLASYVCSDYASWMSGAVIRFDGGEYVMMAGEFNELRTVTADQWKVMETMIRSTKGA